The Arachis duranensis cultivar V14167 chromosome 2, aradu.V14167.gnm2.J7QH, whole genome shotgun sequence genome has a window encoding:
- the LOC127744905 gene encoding uncharacterized protein LOC127744905, with protein MRKDYPHLFLGSSFFLPHKLLRRHYSKGGRGDSQTLTIPSNYHNFLIRAPIAAPFAATRRARRALQFYPNKTGSTRLDFLWVLPKDQWVKMQVERLLARRLDSGKQSSPWVYFGFYLYICIYMCSLLSK; from the exons ATGCGAAAGGACTACCCACACCTCTTTTTAG GCAGCAGCTTTTTTCTTCCTCATAAGCTGCTGCGACGCCATTACAGCAAGGGAGGGAGAGGAGATTCACAAACCCTCACCATTCCTTCCAACTACCATAACTTCCTCATCCgggctccgatcgccgcaccgtttgcggccacgcgtcggGCTCGTCGAGCTCTTCAATTCTATCCAAACAAAACA ggGTCCACTAGACTTGATTTCTTGTGGGTATTGCCCAAGGATCAGTGGGTAAAG atgcaggtcgagaggctcctcgctaggcgtctggattCTGGAAAGCAAAGTAgtccttgggtgtattttggtttctatttgtatatatgtatatatatgtgtagcTTACTCTCCAAGTAA